A part of Arthrobacter dokdonellae genomic DNA contains:
- a CDS encoding VOC family protein has protein sequence MRMDHVSYACESDGLAATTERIATALGVDAVRGGVHPRFGTRNMIIPLTDHHYLEVVEVLDHPASDKAPFGQAVRARSQAGGGWMGWCVAVDDLTPFEERLGRSAVPGNRKFPDGRELVWQQIGIKGLIADPQVPYMLKWEGDPALHPSLARPSAVRLASLTIAGSAERLTEWLGQPVEQPLEDVAVEWIAPRGTPGIMSVTFETANGNVTI, from the coding sequence ATGCGAATGGACCACGTTTCTTACGCCTGTGAATCAGATGGCTTGGCCGCCACCACGGAGCGAATCGCGACCGCACTGGGGGTCGACGCAGTGCGCGGAGGCGTGCACCCGCGCTTCGGCACCCGCAATATGATCATTCCCCTCACCGACCACCACTACCTTGAAGTTGTCGAGGTGTTGGACCACCCCGCCTCCGACAAGGCGCCGTTCGGGCAGGCCGTCCGCGCCCGCTCCCAGGCAGGCGGCGGCTGGATGGGCTGGTGCGTGGCTGTGGACGACCTCACGCCCTTCGAGGAACGTCTGGGCCGCAGCGCCGTCCCGGGCAACCGCAAGTTCCCCGACGGCCGCGAGCTTGTCTGGCAGCAGATCGGCATCAAGGGCCTCATCGCCGACCCGCAGGTGCCCTACATGCTCAAGTGGGAGGGCGACCCCGCCCTGCACCCGTCCCTGGCCCGTCCGTCCGCCGTGCGGCTGGCGTCCCTGACCATTGCCGGCAGCGCCGAGCGCCTGACCGAATGGCTGGGCCAGCCCGTCGAGCAGCCGCTGGAGGACGTGGCCGTGGAGTGGATTGCCCCGCGCGGCACCCCCGGCATCATGTCCGTGACCTTTGAAACAGCCAACGGCAACGTCACGATTTAG
- a CDS encoding Tex family protein, translating into MPSAAAVEARIGAAIAAELGVRPAQVRAAVGLMDDGASVPFIARYRKEVTGTLDDAQLRELEERLRYLRELESRRRAVLETVHALGKLTERLRAAIEAATTKSDLEDLYLPYKSTRKTKADAAREAGLEPLLEALLKDPAQAPAAIADRFLNPEHAVATADDALAGARAILIERAGMDAALVGGLRERLWKTGRLRSTVKTGKAGKAADGEKFKDYFDFSQPPHTLPSHRVLALLRGEKEGVLTLDLSEADTRDADAQAQARARYESAVAHSLGIADAGRAADTWLMTGARLAWRTRILTRLSVDLRVRMFQSAEEESVRVFAANLRDVLLAAPAGNRATLGLDPGLRTGTKVAVVDGTGKVAATDTIYPHAPARRWNEALATLAALVEKHHVELIAIGNGTASRETDKLAAELLAELKRTHPDRLVAKLVVSEAGASVYSASALAGAELPGMDVSLRGAVSIARRLQDPLAELVKIDPKSIGVGQYQHDLTPAKLERSLDAVVEDCVNAVGVDLNTASPALLARVAGVGPLLSENIVAHRNENGPFSKRRELLKVARLGPKAYEQCAGFLRITGGAEPLDASSVHPEAYGVARRILAAVGAGPAEISGGVAAVAAVDPQDFTDGTFGLPTVADIVAELQKPGRDPRPRFETATFSEGIEKITDLRPGMILEGTVSNVAAFGAFVDIGVHQDGLVHVSAMRNTFVSDPHTVVKSGQVVRVKVLDVEPERKRISLTLRLDDGANAAGAKAGARAGSTTNAPADDAGSRTPARNSPRGGAQGARQARQGRQGRPVDGSGQTRSPSTGQARPAAPAADTAMAEALRRAGLGKRG; encoded by the coding sequence TTGCCCTCCGCCGCGGCGGTTGAGGCCCGCATCGGCGCCGCCATTGCCGCGGAGCTGGGCGTCCGGCCCGCCCAGGTGCGTGCCGCCGTCGGCCTGATGGACGACGGCGCCAGCGTCCCCTTCATTGCCCGGTACCGCAAGGAAGTGACAGGGACGCTCGACGACGCCCAGCTGCGCGAGCTGGAGGAACGGCTGCGCTACCTGCGCGAGCTGGAGTCCCGCCGTCGTGCGGTGCTGGAGACCGTCCACGCGCTGGGCAAGCTGACGGAACGGCTGCGCGCCGCCATCGAGGCCGCCACGACGAAGTCGGACCTGGAGGACCTGTACCTGCCCTACAAGTCCACCCGCAAGACCAAGGCCGACGCCGCCCGGGAAGCCGGCCTGGAGCCCCTGCTCGAGGCGCTCCTCAAGGACCCCGCGCAGGCCCCCGCCGCGATCGCGGACAGGTTCCTGAATCCGGAGCACGCCGTGGCCACTGCCGACGACGCGCTGGCCGGCGCGCGCGCCATCCTCATCGAACGGGCAGGGATGGATGCCGCCCTGGTGGGCGGGCTGCGCGAAAGGCTGTGGAAGACGGGCCGGCTGCGATCCACAGTCAAAACAGGCAAGGCAGGGAAGGCCGCCGACGGAGAGAAATTCAAGGACTACTTTGACTTTTCCCAGCCGCCGCACACGCTGCCCAGCCACCGGGTGCTCGCGCTGCTGCGCGGCGAAAAGGAAGGCGTGCTGACACTGGACCTTTCGGAGGCGGACACCCGCGACGCCGACGCCCAGGCGCAGGCCCGCGCCCGCTATGAAAGCGCCGTGGCGCACTCCCTAGGCATTGCCGATGCCGGCCGGGCCGCCGACACCTGGCTCATGACCGGCGCCCGCCTGGCCTGGCGCACCCGCATCCTCACCCGCCTGTCCGTGGACCTGCGCGTGCGGATGTTCCAAAGCGCCGAGGAGGAATCGGTGCGCGTGTTTGCCGCCAACCTGCGCGACGTCCTGCTTGCCGCGCCCGCCGGCAACAGGGCCACGCTCGGCCTGGACCCGGGCCTGCGCACGGGCACCAAGGTGGCCGTGGTGGACGGCACCGGCAAGGTGGCCGCCACGGACACCATCTACCCGCACGCCCCGGCCAGGCGCTGGAACGAGGCCCTGGCCACGCTTGCTGCCCTGGTGGAAAAGCACCATGTGGAACTCATCGCCATCGGCAACGGCACGGCCAGCCGCGAAACCGACAAGCTCGCCGCCGAACTCCTCGCGGAACTCAAAAGGACCCATCCGGATCGCTTGGTCGCCAAGCTGGTGGTTTCCGAGGCCGGTGCGTCGGTCTATTCCGCCTCCGCCCTGGCCGGCGCCGAACTGCCCGGCATGGACGTCTCCCTGCGCGGCGCGGTCTCGATTGCCCGCCGCCTGCAAGACCCGCTCGCGGAACTGGTCAAGATCGATCCCAAGTCCATCGGCGTGGGCCAATACCAGCACGATCTCACCCCGGCCAAGCTGGAGCGCTCGTTGGACGCCGTGGTCGAGGACTGCGTCAACGCCGTCGGTGTGGACCTGAACACGGCGTCCCCGGCGCTGCTGGCCCGGGTGGCCGGTGTGGGGCCCCTGCTGAGCGAAAACATTGTGGCGCACCGCAACGAAAACGGCCCGTTCAGCAAGCGCCGCGAGTTGCTCAAGGTGGCCCGCCTGGGCCCCAAGGCCTACGAACAGTGTGCCGGCTTCCTGCGCATCACCGGGGGAGCGGAGCCGCTGGATGCCTCCAGCGTGCACCCCGAGGCGTACGGCGTGGCCCGCAGGATCCTGGCCGCCGTCGGTGCCGGGCCCGCGGAAATTTCCGGCGGCGTGGCGGCCGTGGCCGCCGTCGACCCCCAGGACTTCACGGACGGAACCTTCGGCCTGCCGACCGTGGCGGACATCGTCGCCGAGCTGCAAAAGCCGGGGCGCGACCCCCGCCCGCGCTTTGAAACCGCCACGTTCAGCGAGGGGATTGAGAAGATCACCGACTTGCGCCCGGGCATGATCCTGGAGGGCACCGTCTCCAACGTCGCCGCATTCGGCGCCTTCGTGGACATCGGCGTGCACCAGGACGGGCTGGTCCACGTCTCCGCCATGAGAAACACGTTCGTCTCCGACCCGCACACCGTGGTCAAGTCCGGCCAGGTCGTGCGCGTGAAGGTGCTGGACGTGGAGCCGGAACGCAAGCGCATCTCGCTCACCCTGCGCCTGGACGACGGGGCCAATGCCGCCGGCGCCAAGGCCGGAGCCAGAGCCGGGTCCACGACAAATGCTCCCGCGGACGACGCCGGCTCCCGAACACCGGCGCGTAACTCGCCGCGGGGCGGTGCCCAGGGGGCGCGCCAGGCCCGGCAGGGGCGGCAGGGCCGGCCGGTGGATGGATCCGGCCAGACCCGATCTCCGTCGACCGGCCAGGCCCGGCCGGCGGCACCGGCGGCGGACACCGCCATGGCAGAGGCTCTGCGCCGGGCCGGACTGGGCAAGCGCGGGTAG
- a CDS encoding bifunctional o-acetylhomoserine/o-acetylserine sulfhydrylase, which yields MSNAWSFETRQIHAGQQPDAATGARALPIYQTTSFVFPSTESAAARFALTELEPIYTRIGNPTADAVEQRVASLEGGVGALLLASGQAATTFAILNLAEAGDHIVSSPSIYGGTFNLLAHTLKKLGIEVTFVSDPDNLDEWRSSVRPNTKAFFGETVSNPRQDVLDLENISAIAHDAGVPLIVDNTLATPYLIRPLEWGADIVIHSATKYLGGHGNAIGGIIVDGGRFDFAASPDRFPGFNTPDESYNGLVYARDLGVGSALGANLAYILKARVQLLRDLGSAISPFNAFLIAQGIETLSLRVERHVANAVKVANWLEANENVDAVAYAGIPSSPWFERGRKYGPNGTGAIVSFDIKGGLEAGRRFVDGLELHSHVANLGDVRSLVIHPASTTHAQLSEEQRLAAGVRPGLVRLSVGLEGVEDIIADLEAGFRAAKSA from the coding sequence GTGAGCAACGCTTGGTCATTTGAAACCCGTCAGATCCACGCCGGCCAGCAGCCGGATGCCGCCACCGGCGCCCGGGCGCTGCCGATCTACCAGACGACGTCGTTCGTGTTCCCCTCGACGGAAAGCGCCGCCGCACGGTTCGCGCTCACCGAACTGGAGCCCATCTACACGCGCATCGGCAACCCCACCGCCGACGCCGTCGAACAGCGCGTCGCCAGCCTGGAAGGCGGGGTGGGGGCCCTGCTCCTTGCTTCCGGGCAGGCCGCCACCACGTTCGCCATCCTCAACCTGGCGGAGGCCGGGGACCACATTGTGTCCAGCCCCAGTATCTACGGCGGCACGTTCAACCTGCTGGCCCACACGCTGAAGAAGCTCGGCATCGAGGTCACGTTTGTCTCCGATCCGGACAACCTGGATGAATGGCGCTCCTCGGTCCGGCCCAACACGAAGGCGTTCTTCGGCGAGACGGTCTCGAACCCGCGCCAGGACGTGCTGGACCTGGAAAACATCAGCGCCATCGCCCACGACGCCGGCGTGCCGCTGATCGTGGACAACACCCTGGCCACGCCGTACCTGATCCGCCCGCTGGAATGGGGCGCGGACATCGTGATCCATTCCGCCACCAAGTACCTGGGCGGGCACGGCAACGCCATCGGCGGCATCATCGTCGACGGCGGCAGGTTCGACTTCGCCGCCAGCCCGGACAGGTTCCCGGGATTCAACACTCCGGATGAGAGCTACAACGGCCTGGTCTACGCCCGCGACCTCGGCGTGGGCAGCGCCCTCGGCGCCAACCTGGCCTACATCCTCAAGGCCCGCGTGCAACTGCTGCGCGACCTCGGCTCCGCCATCTCCCCCTTCAACGCCTTCCTCATCGCGCAGGGCATCGAGACGCTGAGCCTGCGGGTGGAACGCCACGTCGCCAACGCCGTCAAGGTGGCCAATTGGCTTGAAGCCAATGAGAACGTCGACGCCGTGGCCTACGCCGGCATCCCGTCCAGCCCATGGTTTGAGCGCGGCCGCAAGTACGGCCCGAACGGGACGGGCGCCATCGTCTCCTTCGACATCAAGGGCGGGCTCGAGGCCGGGCGGCGTTTCGTGGACGGCCTGGAGCTGCACTCGCACGTGGCCAACCTGGGCGACGTCCGCTCCCTGGTGATCCATCCGGCGTCAACCACGCACGCCCAGCTGAGCGAAGAGCAGCGGCTGGCCGCCGGCGTCCGCCCCGGCCTGGTACGCCTGTCCGTGGGCCTGGAAGGCGTCGAGGACATCATTGCCGATCTCGAAGCCGGGTTCCGGGCAGCAAAATCAGCGTGA
- the metX gene encoding homoserine O-acetyltransferase MetX, translating to MLRSVNIGALALEAGGGLPSVTVAYESWGTLDEDGSNAVLIQHALTGSTHVSRGESEEDGWWEGLVGPGEVIDTDRYFVVAANMLGGCYGTTGPSSIAEDGAPYGSRFPFVTIRDSVHAEARLADALGVTSWHAVIGGSMGGARALEWAVTYPERVRRCAVVAACAASTAEQIAFAQAQVLAIRQDPHFAGGDYYDGAAPTLGLGLARRIAHITYRSEAEMGARFGRFAQPGEDPLGHARLRPAVGGGAGRYQVEGYLDHQAQKLVTRFDANSYVAITEALMSHDVARGRGTLPEALARTEGVEFLVAAVNSDRLYFPAQSDELAEALPGRVVVRRIDSAIGHDGFLTEVAAVGDLLRESFFTD from the coding sequence GTGCTGCGCTCGGTGAACATTGGCGCGCTGGCGCTGGAGGCCGGGGGCGGACTGCCGTCCGTGACGGTGGCCTACGAATCCTGGGGGACGTTGGATGAAGACGGCAGCAACGCCGTCCTCATCCAGCACGCACTCACGGGCAGCACCCATGTCAGCCGCGGGGAGTCCGAGGAGGACGGCTGGTGGGAAGGTTTGGTCGGCCCCGGTGAAGTCATCGACACCGACAGGTACTTCGTGGTGGCCGCGAACATGCTCGGCGGCTGCTACGGGACCACCGGCCCCTCCAGCATTGCCGAGGACGGCGCGCCCTACGGCTCACGTTTCCCCTTCGTCACCATCCGCGACTCCGTCCACGCGGAGGCACGCCTGGCTGACGCGCTGGGGGTCACGTCCTGGCACGCCGTCATCGGTGGTTCGATGGGCGGCGCCCGCGCCCTCGAATGGGCGGTGACGTACCCCGAACGCGTGCGGCGCTGTGCCGTGGTGGCGGCCTGCGCCGCCAGCACGGCCGAGCAGATCGCCTTTGCCCAGGCCCAGGTGCTCGCCATCCGCCAGGACCCGCACTTTGCCGGCGGGGACTACTACGACGGCGCGGCCCCCACCCTGGGCTTGGGTCTGGCACGGCGGATCGCCCACATCACGTACCGGTCCGAGGCCGAGATGGGCGCCCGTTTTGGCCGCTTTGCGCAACCCGGTGAGGACCCGCTGGGCCACGCCCGGCTGCGTCCCGCCGTCGGGGGCGGCGCGGGCCGCTACCAGGTGGAAGGCTATTTGGACCACCAGGCGCAGAAGCTGGTCACCCGCTTCGACGCCAACAGCTACGTGGCCATCACCGAAGCCCTCATGAGCCACGACGTCGCGCGGGGGCGCGGCACACTGCCTGAGGCACTGGCCCGCACCGAGGGCGTGGAATTTCTGGTGGCCGCCGTCAACAGCGACCGCCTCTACTTCCCGGCGCAGTCGGATGAATTGGCCGAAGCCCTCCCCGGGCGCGTCGTGGTCCGCCGCATCGACTCCGCCATTGGCCACGACGGCTTCCTGACCGAAGTGGCCGCCGTCGGCGATCTGCTCCGGGAATCGTTCTTCACGGATTAA
- a CDS encoding SGNH/GDSL hydrolase family protein, with protein MGDSFTEGIGDPEPSSPGGHRGWADRMAEELARGREDFKYANLAIRGRLLRQILAEQLEPALALKPDLISISAGGNDLIRPGSDPDTLAERLDAAVGRMSVAGATVLLFNGPDVRDTPVLGMVRGRIAVYNENLRTIASRHDAVVADMWSMRELKDPQMWSADRLHFSPLGHHNITIMALNTLNVPHELLPQVPTPLAPQRWQAARAEDLVWAREFLMPWVLRRLRHRSSGDGMSAKRPTPGPVFGPGIGSALPGSGGQMRG; from the coding sequence ATGGGCGACTCCTTCACCGAGGGCATCGGCGATCCCGAGCCCAGCAGCCCGGGCGGGCACCGCGGCTGGGCGGACCGAATGGCCGAGGAACTGGCCCGCGGCCGCGAGGACTTCAAGTACGCCAACCTGGCCATCCGGGGCCGGCTCCTGCGGCAGATCCTGGCCGAGCAGCTGGAACCCGCCCTGGCCCTGAAGCCGGACCTGATCAGCATCTCCGCGGGCGGCAACGACCTCATCCGGCCCGGTTCCGACCCGGACACACTCGCCGAGCGTCTGGACGCCGCCGTCGGCAGGATGTCCGTTGCCGGGGCCACTGTGCTGCTGTTCAACGGGCCGGACGTCCGGGACACCCCGGTGCTGGGCATGGTCCGGGGCCGCATAGCGGTCTACAACGAAAACCTGCGTACCATCGCCTCCCGCCATGACGCGGTCGTGGCGGACATGTGGTCCATGCGCGAACTGAAGGACCCGCAGATGTGGTCCGCGGACAGGCTTCATTTTTCGCCGCTGGGCCACCACAACATCACCATCATGGCGCTGAACACCTTGAACGTCCCGCACGAGCTGCTCCCCCAGGTGCCCACGCCGCTGGCGCCGCAGAGGTGGCAGGCCGCTCGGGCTGAGGACCTCGTGTGGGCACGCGAGTTCCTCATGCCGTGGGTCCTGCGACGGCTGCGCCACAGATCGTCCGGCGACGGCATGTCCGCCAAGCGGCCCACCCCCGGCCCGGTGTTTGGGCCGGGCATCGGCTCGGCCCTGCCCGGATCAGGGGGCCAGATGCGGGGCTGA
- a CDS encoding alpha/beta hydrolase, producing MGHMSESPQVLWSRPENERAGTPLLVMFHGYGADEADLFGLAAQLPAEFTVASVGARLQAGPGRAWFPLDSDLSYSVDSVTEAAAGLEAWLDAVRAGHSSVSLLGFSQGMCMATTLLRHRPADYAAVVGLSGFVVEADGDPFFDDAATAAAKPEIFWGRDQADPVVPAAAVEYTNTWLRAHSQLTKVLYTGMWHGINAQEMAHVGEFLQYKVLK from the coding sequence ATGGGGCACATGAGTGAATCCCCCCAGGTCCTGTGGTCCCGGCCCGAAAACGAGCGGGCCGGCACGCCCCTGCTTGTCATGTTTCACGGCTACGGCGCCGACGAGGCCGACCTCTTCGGCCTGGCCGCGCAGCTCCCCGCCGAATTCACGGTCGCTTCCGTCGGGGCCCGGCTCCAGGCCGGACCGGGCCGTGCCTGGTTCCCGCTGGACAGTGACCTCTCCTACTCGGTGGACAGCGTGACGGAAGCGGCAGCGGGCCTCGAGGCCTGGCTGGACGCCGTCCGCGCTGGGCACTCGTCGGTGTCGCTCCTCGGGTTCTCCCAGGGCATGTGCATGGCAACCACGCTCCTGCGGCACCGGCCCGCGGACTATGCGGCCGTCGTCGGGCTGTCAGGATTTGTGGTCGAGGCAGATGGCGACCCGTTCTTTGACGACGCCGCCACGGCCGCCGCGAAACCCGAGATTTTCTGGGGCCGCGACCAGGCCGACCCCGTGGTCCCTGCCGCCGCCGTCGAGTACACCAACACGTGGCTGCGGGCCCACTCCCAGCTCACCAAAGTCCTGTACACGGGCATGTGGCACGGCATCAACGCCCAGGAAATGGCGCACGTGGGTGAATTCCTGCAGTACAAGGTCCTGAAGTAA
- a CDS encoding RNA-binding S4 domain-containing protein — protein MSSHETTEITIRDDMIRLGQLLKLASLVEDGVEAADLIRNGMVQVNGQIEERRGRQLHGGDTVTVGGETVRITAP, from the coding sequence ATGAGTTCACATGAGACCACCGAGATCACCATCCGCGACGACATGATCCGTCTCGGGCAGCTGCTCAAGCTCGCCAGCCTGGTGGAAGACGGCGTGGAGGCGGCGGACCTGATCAGGAACGGCATGGTGCAGGTCAACGGCCAGATCGAGGAGCGCCGCGGCCGCCAGCTGCACGGCGGCGACACCGTCACGGTGGGCGGGGAAACCGTGCGGATCACCGCACCCTAG